A region of Piscinibacter gummiphilus DNA encodes the following proteins:
- a CDS encoding DUF4126 family protein, with translation MHRTETNDPRRNGLVLGAASGLAAGLAGAVAMTAFQAVLARARITSGVSGPPSTEKAADRLALATGGHGMPRLRRPAAGETVHNVVGALVGGAYGVAAEVDPRVTRGGGAAFGAVAATVVDETLVPAFRLGAPFWKAPLFSHPYSYLSHVVFGTVTEAARKLFRRVFQQVQSGADVVLRQPEPPVVTEPPARDPQPPLSLAFLLGACAGPRTSAPLALVSWAARLGWIDVKGSPLAFLGSARAVSVTTPMAIGELVVDKLPSTPSRTQAVGVAARVASGAVSGAALAGGRSPQAALAGAAGALVATFVGHSIRTQTARAFGRDFPVAAVEDLLAFGGAAMVCLAVLAPADRSG, from the coding sequence ATGCACCGCACCGAAACGAACGATCCTCGACGCAACGGCCTGGTGCTGGGCGCGGCCTCGGGCCTCGCGGCAGGCCTCGCCGGCGCGGTCGCGATGACGGCCTTCCAGGCCGTGCTGGCGCGAGCGCGCATCACGTCCGGTGTGTCGGGTCCCCCGTCCACCGAAAAGGCAGCCGATCGGCTCGCGCTCGCCACCGGCGGGCACGGCATGCCCCGGTTGCGGCGGCCGGCGGCGGGGGAGACGGTGCACAACGTGGTCGGGGCGCTGGTGGGCGGCGCCTACGGTGTCGCGGCGGAGGTGGACCCGCGGGTCACGCGCGGTGGTGGCGCGGCATTCGGGGCGGTGGCGGCCACCGTCGTCGACGAAACCCTGGTGCCGGCGTTCCGGCTCGGCGCCCCCTTCTGGAAGGCGCCGCTCTTCTCGCACCCGTATTCGTACCTCTCGCACGTGGTCTTCGGCACGGTGACCGAGGCGGCGCGCAAGCTGTTCCGGCGCGTCTTCCAACAGGTGCAGTCCGGTGCGGACGTCGTGCTGCGGCAGCCCGAGCCGCCGGTGGTGACCGAACCTCCCGCGCGGGACCCGCAGCCACCGCTGTCGCTCGCCTTTCTGCTGGGTGCCTGCGCCGGCCCGCGCACCAGTGCGCCGCTGGCCCTTGTCAGCTGGGCGGCGCGGCTCGGGTGGATCGACGTGAAGGGTTCGCCGCTCGCGTTCCTCGGGTCGGCCCGCGCGGTGTCGGTGACCACGCCGATGGCGATCGGCGAGCTGGTGGTGGACAAGCTGCCGTCCACGCCGTCGCGCACCCAGGCCGTGGGCGTCGCCGCGCGCGTGGCGAGCGGTGCGGTGTCGGGTGCGGCGCTGGCCGGCGGTCGTTCGCCGCAGGCGGCGCTTGCGGGCGCGGCCGGGGCGCTGGTCGCCACGTTCGTGGGGCATTCGATCCGCACGCAGACGGCCCGTGCCTTCGGGCGGGACTTTCCCGTGGCGGCCGTCGAGGACCTGCTGGCCTTCGGCGGCGCCGCGATGGTGTGCCTGGCGGTGCTGGCGCCGGCGGACCGCTCAGGCTGA
- a CDS encoding ABC transporter substrate-binding protein: MPAFDRRRFVTTCLAAAATPLAWGQSPSPLRIGLTLPLTGIPQNIGSRSATPDSGLDFLAGFQMAVAQERRGQAIEVIEMDDGFDPARAAANVEALAKRDVVAVSGLWTTAHALAALPVARRLRVPVVGMRSGADELRGVDNPWAFHLRASAGDELQAVLKTLSGMNLATVGILHDQDPRNPALIQQLKAAGAKVSMVQSVDVADRAALAAAARSVASAPGTKSIVLLMSAEAVVETMMALRGDGPAFLAPVCTLSNVISRSFAESRERALNGLGVASPFSNPAFSRTDFATRFRDAMTERDLDQLTRSFTAFEGFVYGSVLTRTLVAMRPVTPTREALANALRGRTMDLGGFPVRFDDRQVGHQSVQLLYKFSAEGTLKA, translated from the coding sequence ATGCCCGCATTCGACCGCCGCCGCTTCGTCACCACCTGCCTGGCCGCCGCGGCCACGCCCCTCGCCTGGGGGCAGTCGCCCTCGCCGCTGCGCATCGGCCTCACGCTGCCGCTCACCGGCATCCCGCAGAACATCGGCAGCCGCTCGGCCACGCCCGACAGCGGCCTCGACTTCCTCGCCGGCTTCCAGATGGCCGTCGCCCAGGAACGCCGCGGCCAGGCCATCGAGGTGATCGAGATGGACGACGGTTTCGACCCGGCACGCGCCGCCGCGAACGTCGAGGCGCTGGCGAAGCGCGACGTGGTGGCCGTGAGCGGCCTGTGGACCACGGCGCATGCCCTGGCCGCGCTGCCCGTGGCCCGGCGGCTGCGCGTGCCGGTCGTGGGCATGCGCTCGGGCGCCGACGAGTTGCGCGGGGTCGACAACCCCTGGGCCTTCCACCTGCGTGCGAGCGCCGGCGATGAACTGCAGGCCGTGCTCAAGACGCTGTCGGGCATGAACCTCGCCACGGTCGGCATCCTGCACGACCAGGACCCGCGCAACCCGGCCCTGATCCAGCAGCTGAAGGCCGCCGGTGCCAAGGTGTCGATGGTGCAGTCCGTGGACGTGGCCGACCGCGCGGCGCTGGCCGCGGCCGCGCGCAGCGTCGCGTCGGCACCCGGCACCAAGAGCATCGTGCTGTTGATGTCGGCCGAGGCCGTCGTCGAGACGATGATGGCGCTGCGGGGCGACGGCCCCGCGTTCCTCGCGCCGGTGTGCACGCTGTCGAACGTGATTTCGCGGTCCTTCGCCGAAAGCCGCGAGCGCGCGCTGAACGGCCTCGGCGTGGCGAGCCCGTTCAGCAACCCCGCGTTCTCGCGCACCGACTTCGCCACGCGTTTCCGCGACGCGATGACCGAACGCGACCTCGACCAGCTCACCCGCTCGTTCACCGCGTTCGAGGGTTTCGTGTACGGCAGCGTGCTCACGCGCACGTTGGTGGCCATGCGCCCCGTGACGCCCACGCGCGAGGCGCTGGCCAACGCGCTGCGCGGCCGCACGATGGACCTGGGCGGTTTCCCGGTGCGCTTCGACGACCGGCAGGTGGGGCACCAGTCGGTGCAGCTGCTCTACAAGTTCTCGGCGGAGGGCACGCTCAAGGCCTGA